Proteins found in one Lycium ferocissimum isolate CSIRO_LF1 chromosome 6, AGI_CSIRO_Lferr_CH_V1, whole genome shotgun sequence genomic segment:
- the LOC132060250 gene encoding hsp70 nucleotide exchange factor FES1 isoform X1 — translation MRKLIFITVLMVVVIANFASIEGTTEVATGTTAVLVESNPKEDGDKSGMVQEENIDGGFSSLDGMLQWAIGHSDPGVLKERSEMAQRLSPEELNNRQTELKELMEKLKMPSDAQLMLIAVNDLDNSSLPLEHHLRALEELLVLVEHIDNAIDLQKLGGFSVLIRKLNDSEPEIRTAAAWVLGKASQNNPIVQKQVLELGALTTLMKMMKSHTTEEAVKALFAISALIRNNLNGQDLFYQEAGDTMLQGVLSLNQDIRLHKKSLFLIADLAESQLENENTAGISFFSNQLLLKAMVDSMASSDLDLQEKALYAIKNILLLRSTEVLLFKDFCKLNEALERTRKELQQFMVDEDLREYATDVESLRKEVELTFLQKLDKVTLAAI, via the exons ATGAGGAAATTAATTTTCATAACAGTTCTAATGGTAGTGGTAATTGCAAATTTTGCAAGTATAGAAGGTACTACTGAAGTAGCTACAGGTACTACTGCTGTTCTTGTTGAGTCTAACCCTAAGGAAGATGGAGATAAATCAGGTATGGTACAAGAGGAAAACATTGATGGTGGTTTCTCTTCATTAGATGGAATGTTACAATGGGCTATAG GGCATTCGGATCCTGGAGTACTAAAGGAAAGATCAGAAATGGCCCAACGCTTGTCTCCAGAGGAGCTAAACAATCGCCAGACTGAACTAAAG GAACTGATGGAGAAGCTAAAAATGCCCTCAGATGCACAGTTGATGCTGATTGCGGTTAATGATTTAGATAATTCATCGCTGCCTCTTGAGCATCATCTTCGTGCCTTAGAGGAGCTGTTGGTACTTGTTGAGCATATTGATAATGCAATTG ATCTGCAGAAACTTGGAGGCTTCAGTGTACTTATAAGAAAACTTAATGATTCTGAACCAGAAATAAGGACTGCTGCTGCATGGGTTCTTGGCAAAGCCAGTCAAAATAACCCCATTGTTCAGAAGCAG GTCCTGGAACTTGGAGCATTGACAAcgctaatgaagatgatgaaatctCACACCACTGAAGAAGCAGTAAAAGCTTTATTTGCTATTTCAGCACTAATCAGAAATAATTTGAATGGCCAAGATTTGTTTTATCAGGAAGCTGGAGATACGATGCTTCAG GGTGTTCTTAGTTTAAATCAGGATATCAGGTTACATAAGAAGTCACTGTTTCTTATTGCTGATTTGGCCGAGAGTCAGCTGGAGAATGAGAACACAGCTGGGATTTCCTTTTTTAGCAATCAATTGTTACTGAAGGCCATGGTTGATTCAATGGCATCGAGCGATCTTGATCTCCAGGAAAAG GCCCTTTATGCAATTAAAAACATACTACTACTTAGATCGACGGAAGTTCTACTCTTCAAAGACTTCTGTAAATTGAACGAGGCACTTGAGAGGACAAGGAAAGAGTTGCAGCAGTTTATGGTTGACGAAGATCTTAGAGAATACGCAACGGATGTGGAAAGTCTTCGCAAAGAAGTTGAGCTGACCTTCCTTCAAAAGCTGGATAAG GTTACACTAGCTGCAATATGA
- the LOC132060250 gene encoding hsp70 nucleotide exchange factor FES1 isoform X2: MRKLIFITVLMVVVIANFASIEGTTEVATGTTAVLVESNPKEDGDKSGMVQEENIDGGFSSLDGMLQWAIGHSDPGVLKERSEMAQRLSPEELNNRQTELKELMEKLKMPSDAQLMLIAVNDLDNSSLPLEHHLRALEELLVLVEHIDNAIDLQKLGGFSVLIRKLNDSEPEIRTAAAWVLGKASQNNPIVQKQVLELGALTTLMKMMKSHTTEEAVKALFAISALIRNNLNGQDLFYQEAGDTMLQGVLSLNQDIRLHKKSLFLIADLAESQLENENTAGISFFSNQLLLKAMVDSMASSDLDLQEKALYAIKNILLLRSTEVLLFKDFCKLNEALERTRKELQQFMVDEDLREYATDVESLRKEVELTFLQKLDKVRKTLL, from the exons ATGAGGAAATTAATTTTCATAACAGTTCTAATGGTAGTGGTAATTGCAAATTTTGCAAGTATAGAAGGTACTACTGAAGTAGCTACAGGTACTACTGCTGTTCTTGTTGAGTCTAACCCTAAGGAAGATGGAGATAAATCAGGTATGGTACAAGAGGAAAACATTGATGGTGGTTTCTCTTCATTAGATGGAATGTTACAATGGGCTATAG GGCATTCGGATCCTGGAGTACTAAAGGAAAGATCAGAAATGGCCCAACGCTTGTCTCCAGAGGAGCTAAACAATCGCCAGACTGAACTAAAG GAACTGATGGAGAAGCTAAAAATGCCCTCAGATGCACAGTTGATGCTGATTGCGGTTAATGATTTAGATAATTCATCGCTGCCTCTTGAGCATCATCTTCGTGCCTTAGAGGAGCTGTTGGTACTTGTTGAGCATATTGATAATGCAATTG ATCTGCAGAAACTTGGAGGCTTCAGTGTACTTATAAGAAAACTTAATGATTCTGAACCAGAAATAAGGACTGCTGCTGCATGGGTTCTTGGCAAAGCCAGTCAAAATAACCCCATTGTTCAGAAGCAG GTCCTGGAACTTGGAGCATTGACAAcgctaatgaagatgatgaaatctCACACCACTGAAGAAGCAGTAAAAGCTTTATTTGCTATTTCAGCACTAATCAGAAATAATTTGAATGGCCAAGATTTGTTTTATCAGGAAGCTGGAGATACGATGCTTCAG GGTGTTCTTAGTTTAAATCAGGATATCAGGTTACATAAGAAGTCACTGTTTCTTATTGCTGATTTGGCCGAGAGTCAGCTGGAGAATGAGAACACAGCTGGGATTTCCTTTTTTAGCAATCAATTGTTACTGAAGGCCATGGTTGATTCAATGGCATCGAGCGATCTTGATCTCCAGGAAAAG GCCCTTTATGCAATTAAAAACATACTACTACTTAGATCGACGGAAGTTCTACTCTTCAAAGACTTCTGTAAATTGAACGAGGCACTTGAGAGGACAAGGAAAGAGTTGCAGCAGTTTATGGTTGACGAAGATCTTAGAGAATACGCAACGGATGTGGAAAGTCTTCGCAAAGAAGTTGAGCTGACCTTCCTTCAAAAGCTGGATAAGGTGAGGAAAACATTATTATAG